The Cellulosimicrobium sp. ES-005 genome segment TCCTGAGCGTCACCGGCCTCGACGACGCGATCGGCCGACCCGCCGCACCCCTGCTCACGACCCTCGTGCTCACGGTCGTGTGGATCGTCGCGATCGTCGTCGCCCGCCCCGCGCACCCGCTCGCGACCGGCGTGGCCGTCGGGCTCGCCTACGGCGTGCTCGCGCTGGTGCTCAGCGCGGTGCTGTCGCCGATCCTCACCGGGGAGCTGCAGGGACCCGTCGCCCACCCCGTCGCGATCGTCCCGATGCTGCTCACCAACGCGGTCTGGGGCGCGCTCGCGGGGGCCGTGGCGCTCGGTCTCCTCGCGGCCCGACGCCGCTGAGGCCGGCTGCCGATCCCGCCCGACCCGCAACCCCTGACCCGCACACCCGACCCGCACACCCGACCCGCACCGCCCGACCCGGCACCACCCCGAGCCGCGCCCCCGTGCGCTCGGGGTCGGTTCCGGGCCCGCGTACGCTTCCGAGCGGACGCGCCCGGCACCGCCCGGTCCCTAGCGTCGACGGCGTCGCCCGCACGGCCGGGCCGCCGTCGACCCGCACCCGCCGACCGCCGTCGTCCACCCTGGAGAAGACCTGATGACGACCACGTACACCACCCCGCCGCCTGCCGTCCCGCCGGCGCCCGGTGCGCCCGCCGGACCACCCGGAGGTCGTCCGCGACGGCGGCGCGGCCCGCTCGCCCGCGTCCTCGTGGTGCTCGGGCTCGTCGTCGTCCTGTTCGTCGGGGCGGTCGTCGCGGTCGTGGGCGTCGCCTGGGCGCGTGCCGCGACGAGCACGGCGGGTGCCGTGGAGTTCACGCGGCCGCTCGCCGTCCCGCCTCTCGCGGAGTCCCGGGTCGAGGACGGCGTACGCGTCTTCGAGCTCGAGGCGCGCGCGGGCGTCGCGGACCTCGGCGCGTCCGCCCCGACCCCGACGATCGGCCTGAACGGCGACTACCTCGGCCCCACCCTGCGGGCCGCGCGCGGCGAGCGCGTGCGCGTCGACGTGACGAACGCGCTCGACGAGACGACGACGCTCCACTGGCACGGCATGCACCTCCCGCCCGCGATGGACGGCGGCCCGCACCAGATGGTCGAGCCCGGCGAGACGTGGTCGCCCACGTGGACGATCGACCAGCCCGCCGCGACGCTCTGGTACCACCCGCACCTGCACGGGCGGACCGCGAGCCAGGTGTACCGGGGGCTCGCGGGGATGTTCCTCCTCGACGACCCGGCCGCCGCCGACGGCCCCGCCGCCGGCCTGCCGCACGAGTACGGCGTCGACGACGTCCCGGTCATCCTCCAGGACAAGAGCTTCCACCCCGACGGGCGGCTCGACGACGCCGCCTCGTTCCTCTCACCGGTCGGCACGCTGGGCGACACGGTGCTCGTCAACGGCACGCCCGGGCCGTACCTCGACGTCACGACCGAGCGCGTCCGCCTGCGCCTGCTCAACGGCTCCGACTCGCGGGTCTACGACGTCGGCCTCGCCGACGGCGGGACGGTCCAGCTCGTCGGGACCGACGGCGGGCTGCTCCCCGCCCCGCGCACGGTCGAGCGCGT includes the following:
- a CDS encoding multicopper oxidase domain-containing protein; the encoded protein is MTTTYTTPPPAVPPAPGAPAGPPGGRPRRRRGPLARVLVVLGLVVVLFVGAVVAVVGVAWARAATSTAGAVEFTRPLAVPPLAESRVEDGVRVFELEARAGVADLGASAPTPTIGLNGDYLGPTLRAARGERVRVDVTNALDETTTLHWHGMHLPPAMDGGPHQMVEPGETWSPTWTIDQPAATLWYHPHLHGRTASQVYRGLAGMFLLDDPAAADGPAAGLPHEYGVDDVPVILQDKSFHPDGRLDDAASFLSPVGTLGDTVLVNGTPGPYLDVTTERVRLRLLNGSDSRVYDVGLADGGTVQLVGTDGGLLPAPRTVERVRLSPGDRAEVVVTMAPGQRAVLRSFPPELGVNPLFERFSGGDDTFDLLELRAAPTLAPSPAVPDTLGTDPADVLDEADAVRTRTFQLSGRSINGRSMDISRVDEVVTVGETEVWEVTGLDDTPHNFHVHDVQFRVLDVGGQPPAPDLDGWQDTVYVQPGRVTRLLVRFEAAEGATDPSTPYMFHCHLLTHEDQGMMGQLVVVAPGERAPSRIDVPDGATHPDHADTLPGDGTGPRHLAPDPHGTTH